A region of the Haematobia irritans isolate KBUSLIRL chromosome 5, ASM5000362v1, whole genome shotgun sequence genome:
tgctaaccattgtaccacggtggctcccaaaaagagCCATAGCGATATAAAGTTCAGTATGGTCTCCTTGCAACACATTTCCAGTGTAGGGTgaacaccaaaaatattttcaggtGGGGTCTCTACGTGGTTTCACACATAATATGATTCCACGATCGGACTAAAAAGATGCCATATGATTGAGATTAATctagaatcgagcagcactcatttATAAGTGGAAGTTCACCCACCATCAATGGTATTCCTTTTTGGTGCAAGTGTGTGTTTAACAGTAGTCATCTGCTATACCAAACGGAAAAGTGAATTAGGGACTTTCGGGGACAAAATGTCGATTAGTTGAAGagtcaaatttcaagaaaaatacaTAGGAATCTTGAGCATCTGGGTTGAGATCTGCTATGTTATCCACTACTTATTTTTTGCTCTTCATCAAGAAAGATGTCAGAATCGGAATCGCATCACTTGTCTTTCCAGTCTTCATTAGGAAAATTATGCCTAAATGGGCACTAATGAAACGTCATTTTTTTGTGATAGTGCTGGGAACATACAACAAGCCACGTGGGCCTAAATGGTGTGAAGTTTTCAATAGGATTCCTTATCGTGAGATCCATTATAAATACCAACATTGTCTTGGTTTGATTATGGGGTTTCGAAAGGAATTTCTACACTCCAGAAATTTCGGTATCATTCATCTATCATAACAATAACCTTCACGAGTCAGGCATTTCGCCCTTCTGTTCTATTGATAGGATTCAATCAAAAAAGGAGTACCGCTGCACTACCTTCTTCTTAAGTTAAGGCCGGCTGAAGAGTTTGCATAACGATTTTTCCAATAATTATAGTGACACCCGGCAGACAGCTTTAACTACCGTATACCCGCACATTGAATTATTATCCCCATTAATAattcaatattaattttatttgtatatatcgatttattatttttaataaccatattctaaaaaatatgtacatttgcaaataaaaactctCTTAAACGGATCTTAGTCTACTTGAAGTATTGATGAACTTTTATGGTGGGAGAAATATATAAATGggcaattgtaaattttttgaaaaatatagatAACATAAAACTAGAAATATATGTCGTAAAATATTCTCTAACAAAATTGCaaattatatgtatatagaaaaaaataataataataataattcttagagaataaaatattaaactttCAAAAAGTTTCCTCTTTTTCTTTATGATAATGACGAGTGAgtttttttaagaaagttttctttcttgTTAATTCGTAAATGTTTGTAAGAATTTGTTATTTACAatgattttgttaatttttttatattaataattatGTTTGTATAGGTGTGTgtatcaatgattttttttgtagatttctagttaatattttattaaaattaattcttgTGTTTACATTACACATCTAAGCTACAACAAGGACCTATTAGATACATAGATATAcatgttatttaaaaaaatgtaaagcaTTAACAATCTACAAACTGCAATAACTACTAATTCATATGTTATATTTTCTAATCCTGTGTATAACTATTATCAGCATTTCGTATGGAAAAATCAATTATCTCTACCAGACATCTACCCAGTTCTTCCATAACCATTTTTTCCATTTCCAGATTTGATAAGCCATTCTTTTGACACTCATCAGCCTGGGTAATCATACACTGAATGGTAGCATCAACCACTTCGGGAGTTATGAAATTGCATTGTGGCTTCTCAAGCCCTGTCATATCATTGTTATCCACATCCATATCACCGTACTCCTGTTTGATGCTATCTTTAGTAAGTTTTTCACTTTTGATGACCGCATTGCCGATTGAATCTCTTTTGTCATAGCTACGTTTTTGAGAACCACTAGCTGAAGCATTAGCTATTGTAGCCATAAGTTTGGAATCCACAGGATCCATATCCAAATCGGGACGATCTTCAACATTGCGACAACCTTGATATATGTAGAGAAGAGAAATGTTAGtagtgtcaaaattacattttctttttaatttttaatcctGTACTTACCCACACATTTACAGTTAGAACTGCAGGGTATTTTAGCTTCATAGCAttcacaataatttttcaaGCATCCAGATCGCTTGCAGTTACATCCTTTATTATGTAAACGCATATCTCCTTGATCGCTGGATGATGTAATTTTTGGtctatatgaaattaaaaaaaaagagaaaaaaaaatttcatcaatggATAATCTTCTTGAAATAGGGAtctaaaaaatccaaatatcgaattttgagattattgaaaagtttaggatttttcgactttttcttgAGTGGTCAGCATAAaaagatttaaaccaaattcctTTTCCATTTAATGTCGAAATTTCGATTTTAATTACAATCAAATGTCAATTatacaattttcgcaaaattaaagctgaaaattctatttaagtCTGtctatattctaaaaaaaagaaaagttcgAATTTGAAAATAACAAACAGTtgactttaatttgttttttttttttttttgacaaaaagttgataactcaaaattttcgaacTATCGAAACTCGATTAATCGATTGTGGTCAACATTAAATCTTTTCGTATagggcagggatggaaaatgcagtactatagtacttttttcaatacttttccaccctggtcagtaccgtagtacccccgcgaatgatttagtaccttttgtgtagacatttttgagccgatatcagatttatgatataatagttttgacaaaatattttaatattttgagaaagactgatttgctaatagtcttttacaaatttgataaaatatacaAGCCGGAAGAAAcacgattttcttgaatttcaagaatgttttagtcgaaaaatacATGTGCTTcaatattacgcttccacacgaacactttctagataaaagttatcgatcgcgtactaaaataatgcgaactATTATAGTCAGAGttgaaacttgagacaaaaataatcttccaacgtttggagaaaatcttaccaaagactaccaaaaaagtatattttgcaaaaatttatttcttccgaaagttttatcaaaattttatttctacagaaaattttgtgaaaatgtttttcttttggaaaatttagtcaaattttattttatttctatagaaatttttgtcaaagttttatttctatagaaatttttgccaaaattttattttggttgaatttttttgaaaattttatttctatagaaaatgttgtcaaaattttattgctgatgaaaattttgtaaaaatttccgtagaaaattttttcaaaatttatttctatagaattttttgccaaaaattttatttctatagaaaattttgtcaaaatataatattcTCTTATGAAGGTACCaatcttttttttctttttttttggaaaatttagtcaaattttatttctatagaaaattttgtcaaaattgtatttctatagaaatgtttgtctaaattttatttctaatgaaaattttgtcaaaattttatttccatagaaaattttgtcaaaattttattttggttgaaatttttttaaaattttatttctatagaaaatgttgtcaaaattttattactgatgaaaattttgtcaacattttatttcggtagaaaattttgtaaaaattttatttatatagaaaatgttgtcaaaattttatttctgatgaaaattttgttaaaattttatttctgatgaaaattttgtcaaaattttatttctgatgaaaattttgtcaacattttatttcgatagaaaattttgtcaaaatttatttctatagaattttttgcaaaaattatatttctatagaaaattttgtcaaaatataatcttCTCTTATGAAGTaccaatcttttttttttttggaaaatttagtcaaattttattttatttctatagaaaattttgtcaaaattgtatttctatagaaatttttgtctaaattttatttctaatgaaaattttgtcaaaattttatttctatagaaatttttgtcaaatttttatttctatagaaatttttttcaaaattttattttggttgaaatttttttaaaattttatttctatagaaaatgttgtcaaaattttatatctgatgaaaattttgtcaacattttatttctatagaaaattttgtcaaaatataatagtCTCTTATGAAgttccaatctaccaaacagtagaattctaccaactgtagcaaccgtgGTTACAAACTACggtaatcttaaaaaaaaatatttaaaattgaggagttgacaacCAATATTTTGactataatcttccaatggaatttttgttgaaatttagtaaaacgtacttttttcgctcaaaaaataccttttttgtactttcttaaaaaatgtATGTTTCCATCCCTGGTATAGGGTAGCTTCTTAAGCctctaaaattttacattttatttcatattttatactCACTTAAAAGCACTGGGATTTCTTTCCAAACAACTTCTGATGGCCCTTTGACGTTCATCTTCATTTTCCAAATTATTAAAGCAATCCTTGCATGTACAATCCTGGCAAAATTCACCATTGGCAAAACAATCACAATACAATTTTAGACATTGTGATTTGCTGCAATTACAATGCTTGCGACGTACACCCGCtaccaaatcaattttatttggatCATCTTGCAGTTCAGCTGCACCCAGAGATTGTAATGCCGAAGATGACGATGCAGTTTGCTTTTCAGACGATATATCAAGATGTTCTACTGgctcttctttaattttaacttgGTAAAATGTTGACGACGATGATTTAACAACTATGGATGTTGCGGTTTGTAGTGGTTTAGGTTTTTGCAATTgctttaaatggaaaattttttgctgttgttgtatCAGGGATTGTTTGTTCAACAAAGGTTTCTGACTACCACCATttgaagatgatgatgatgctgttgATTGTGTAGGGGTAGATGATGATGTCACAAACGTTGCTTGACTTGCTGCTGTCGTGGCGCCCGTGCTCGCTTTCAAAACACTGTAATATTTACCTGGATTTTGTTGACCAGAAGGTTTTAGAATGGTATACAATTTATTGCCCGATGCAATAGAGTTTGAGTTTGATGCCGATGTATATGCTGAAGAGGTTGATGGCGTTACAATCGTCTTGGTGCCCTGCACCATTGTTACTCCACTCGAGGATGTATTGGTTACAATCATTTTTACACGGCCCTGCTGATGTTGTACACCACTATTCAGAATTGTGGGACCACTACTTGATATCACCACTAAACGATTGTTGGACATAGCCTTTTTAATGTCTGGAGGTCCACCATCATCGTTATCAGTTGCCGAAGTCATTCGTTTTAATTCCGTATTGATTTCCGAAATTTTATGCTTCCTTACCAAATTCTGGCCACTAGCAATAGAAGATGGGACAAGGGTTGTCGTAGAGCTATGAGGAGTTTTTACCAACGTGTGTGGTTGCACTTTACCCGTCTCATCTTTTATGGTTTTTAAAATGGGCatagtgaccattgtcttttgtaCCTTGGATGCCACAGGAGAATATTCCAAGCCATTTCCATCCTTTTTCTGTGTAAGTACTACCTTTGTACCTCCACCTTTTTGTACCACCGTAAACTTTTGGggtaaattatttaatattttcaccGGAGCAGTGGAAGATGCCAATGTACTAGGTGTGGCTGAAGACGATGCCACAGAGGTTACCATAGTTGTCTTCGTCGAACTTGTCATAGATGTTGCTGCTGCAGAGCTCACTGTTACGGACTTGAGAACTTGCCCTATAGTTTTTGACGAAGAAGTTGTAACCACCCTTACATATTGTACTCCTGGTTTGTTGGGCAATTGTATGGCCTGAATTTTCCCAGTTGATGCAGAATTACCAGTAGAGGTTGAGACCACAGGTTCACTAGCACTGGCTGGTATTTGAGTTTGCGGAgacaattttacgaaatttgaaTTCGCTACCAATATTTGTTTTCCCGAACTGCTTTGTACTACAATGGATTTGGGTGTATTCGGTTTTGCCGCAATATCTCCTGAAGAAGTTACTGATGTTGTGGGCTTAAGCACCGTCTTTAGACCTGTGACATTCGGACTGGATACAACTGATGACGATGTATTGGCACTTTTTATAACAACTTGACCTCCCGttgttgtaattatttttttccctcCCATGGTATTAGGCGACAAAGTGAGAGTGGTATTTTTAATATTAGCTCCCGCCGAAGTCGAGGATTTCAACGGTACGAAACTTCCATCCGAACTACGTACAACTTTAATGGTTACAGGCTTACTAGTAGTAGCGGCATTGGTATTGGTGTTCATTGTTACTGTTCCACTAGTATTTGGGTTTCCCATTTGGTATTGCTGCTGGGATTGCTTAATAATTGCAACATTTCCACTGGTTTTAATGGGGTTTGCAGACGATGTAGAACTTAATGTTCCAGCATTCTTTTGAATGTATATCACCTGACCCGATGATGTTCGTACAGCGGTTTTGCCACTCATAGAAATATTTGAGCCCGCACTACTACTAGGCGCAGTTGTGACAACAGTTTTAGGTGTTATTTTAATCGAAGTATTAGTTACATGGGTGGACATTTTgggtaaaatatttttcgtattTAATAGTACTGGGGCCGATGTATGGGTACTGCCAGTAGTGGTGGTAGTActtgtattattttttacaaaagtagTCTTAATGGGATTTGATCGAACCGACAAAGTGGTCGATTTGCTAGTGGCTATACCACTATTTAGGTTCTTAGTAACAATACGTGTTTTCTTTGGTCCCGGTGTATTAAGGGTATCATCTTCGAAATCTTGACTATCGTTATCACATTCCAAAGAATCATCGTCTTCGAtagaatttccatttttttttaatggtgaAGAGTCGAGAAAATCATCAAAACTAAGTTCCGGCAAAGATGATGTGTCGTCAAGGGAATCTGAAAAGAAGCATGAAGTGAAGaggcttaaataaataaaatagttttttttttttattttttatgtagcTAAGAGAAATTGTATTTATGACAGGTTAACATACAGTGTTTTTATGTCTTGGACCAGTCTGCGGAAAAGGGTATAAGTTagcgcatatgtttgcaacacccagaagaagactaTACTTCACAGGATCATTTCTGTAGTCAGTCTTCAATTACTTTCAttgccaaaaaatgaaaaaacgatatagacacatggtgtctttaacAATAACGCTCAGGGCCGGGTctgatcacggttgccattcgagccaaaaataatctaaccaaatttgaagaaaattttaccaaaaacttaccaaacaaaaaaaattatttttcaaaatttcatttctatagaaaatattgtgaaaatttcatttctatagaaaattttgtcaaaattgtatttctatagaaaatttgtaaaaattctatttctacacacaaaaaattatcaccaacattttttcaattaaacacttaattgaatttggaaacggattcaactaatatgttaattgattcaattaattatttaatcaaatccgaataaaacccaattaaaaaaatgattgatatttgtaacgtttccaattaaaatattaattgattcaatcaatttgttaatcaattcggaaataattttcaattacaaacgtgattgaaattttttccgtttccaattacacatgtgattgatccaatcacctttgtgattgaaattgaataattttgagcaatggaaagagcgaaaagagaacaagagaatgggtatttattcaacaatgtatgatggagagatcagtctgtagaagtaacttgtaacgaacggttgggtttttgtttttcgcgtaaattgaaaaacatgattggcgacattctgtctgctgcattgaaaatgtgtacataaatattttgaacgcaacaacaaatcatagcaaagggttgaaataaataaagtgtgcaacaacaaatggccacgtgctaaaggtttgaaaaaatatatgagagaacgcatttgaaattacctgtgtttgtgttttgtggtattgtaaaaatggaaaaaatctacgtttattgaaggtaagaaattgtgaaatgtgaatacgggtttccattgaagcctgtttacattaaacgaactaaaataatatatttttttattcatttcttttagtgaccaattttattttgtgaaattgaccaatcaatcccatcaactccatcattttatcaaatatataaga
Encoded here:
- the mip120 gene encoding myb-interacting protein 120 — translated: MDISSNMDSLDDTSSLPELSFDDFLDSSPLKKNGNSIEDDDSLECDNDSQDFEDDTLNTPGPKKTRIVTKNLNSGIATSKSTTLSVRSNPIKTTFVKNNTSTTTTTGSTHTSAPVLLNTKNILPKMSTHVTNTSIKITPKTVVTTAPSSSAGSNISMSGKTAVRTSSGQVIYIQKNAGTLSSTSSANPIKTSGNVAIIKQSQQQYQMGNPNTSGTVTMNTNTNAATTSKPVTIKVVRSSDGSFVPLKSSTSAGANIKNTTLTLSPNTMGGKKIITTTGGQVVIKSANTSSSVVSSPNVTGLKTVLKPTTSVTSSGDIAAKPNTPKSIVVQSSSGKQILVANSNFVKLSPQTQIPASASEPVVSTSTGNSASTGKIQAIQLPNKPGVQYVRVVTTSSSKTIGQVLKSVTVSSAAATSMTSSTKTTMVTSVASSSATPSTLASSTAPVKILNNLPQKFTVVQKGGGTKVVLTQKKDGNGLEYSPVASKVQKTMVTMPILKTIKDETGKVQPHTLVKTPHSSTTTLVPSSIASGQNLVRKHKISEINTELKRMTSATDNDDGGPPDIKKAMSNNRLVVISSSGPTILNSGVQHQQGRVKMIVTNTSSSGVTMVQGTKTIVTPSTSSAYTSASNSNSIASGNKLYTILKPSGQQNPGKYYSVLKASTGATTAASQATFVTSSSTPTQSTASSSSSNGGSQKPLLNKQSLIQQQQKIFHLKQLQKPKPLQTATSIVVKSSSSTFYQVKIKEEPVEHLDISSEKQTASSSSALQSLGAAELQDDPNKIDLVAGVRRKHCNCSKSQCLKLYCDCFANGEFCQDCTCKDCFNNLENEDERQRAIRSCLERNPSAFKPKITSSSDQGDMRLHNKGCNCKRSGCLKNYCECYEAKIPCSSNCKCVGCRNVEDRPDLDMDPVDSKLMATIANASASGSQKRSYDKRDSIGNAVIKSEKLTKDSIKQEYGDMDVDNNDMTGLEKPQCNFITPEVVDATIQCMITQADECQKNGLSNLEMEKMVMEELGRCLVEIIDFSIRNADNSYTQD